The DNA region GCCGCTTGCACCAGTAATTAATATAGATGACATTGCTGTCACTCCCTTCCATATCCATGCGCCTTTACAGCATGATTGCCATGAAAGCTGTAAATAAACGAACTGCGGAAAGCCAGTGCACGCCACACTGTAAAGGGCTGAAGTCCTTTAGCCGAATATCTCCGCGCCGCCTATTGATAGGCGCACTATCATTCTTCTATACGCTATTATTATAACACAATTATTATAATTTGCAATATGTTTTGGTTTAAAAAAGAAAAATTTAGATTTTCTTTATAAATTCGCTTGCTTAATTTTGTGAAGTGTGCTAAAATATTATAACAGAGCTTCGATCATGTTAATTAAATCGTCAAAAAACCGCGAAATATCGGTCAATTCTGCAAGTGGCTAACTTTGTACTTAAAGTTACTTCAGTACAGATTAACATAAAAAATCATAGGTTCAGCAAAGCTGAACTTGCTATATAAGGAGAATTCATCTTGACTTACACAGACCTTATCTTCCTGTTCGCAATTTTTCCCGCTTCGGCGATACTTTCCATGCTGGACAGGAGTTCGGAATATAAAAACCTGATACTGATAATCACTTCACTGCTGTTTTTCAGCTGGGGCAAACCTTTCGTAATATGCCTTATATTCCTGTCACTGGTCATTGACTGGGCACTGGGACTTTGTGTCGGAAGCATACGCGAAAAGAACCGCACAGGAGCACTGCTCCTTACTGCGGCTGACGGAGTTATGAATACGGCACTGATGCTTATATTCGGACACAATTATCTGTTTGCCGATACAGCCCTTGCTTTTGAAGACATCATGCTGCCAATCGGCATGGGATACTATTCACTGAGAGGATTTTCCTACGTTTCGGATGTCTTCCGCGGCAAGATACGCGCCGAAAAAAATGTATTCTGCATAATGACCTATATGGTAGCCTTTCATATGATGTGCGCAGGTCCTGTGGTGCATTACGGTGACATGGAAGGTCAGATAAGGAAACGTGAAGTCACGACCGAAAAAATGAACGCAGGTCTGAACAAAATGGTATGGGGTCTGGGCAAGATAGTTCTGCTGGCTGAGGTATTCCGCCAGATACGAACTGCGGGTCTCAACAGCAGTGAGATAACGACCCTCGGCTGCTGGCTTGGTATGCTGGCGTTCTTTGCACAGTATTATTTTGTATTTACGGGTCTTTGCGATATGAGCCGCGGATTCAGCCTGATGGGCGGGTTCGTGCTTCCGATAAACTACCGTGATATCGAGCCCGATGAGCTTTTCACAGGTCTTGTAAAAAGCTACAACTCCACTGTTATAGCTTTTTTCAGCGACCTTCTGGGTATACCGAACAGCAAGTCGAAAGTGCGTACAGCTGTCTGTGCAGTGATATGCGGAGG from Ruminococcus albus AD2013 includes:
- a CDS encoding acyltransferase, with the translated sequence MTYTDLIFLFAIFPASAILSMLDRSSEYKNLILIITSLLFFSWGKPFVICLIFLSLVIDWALGLCVGSIREKNRTGALLLTAADGVMNTALMLIFGHNYLFADTALAFEDIMLPIGMGYYSLRGFSYVSDVFRGKIRAEKNVFCIMTYMVAFHMMCAGPVVHYGDMEGQIRKREVTTEKMNAGLNKMVWGLGKIVLLAEVFRQIRTAGLNSSEITTLGCWLGMLAFFAQYYFVFTGLCDMSRGFSLMGGFVLPINYRDIEPDELFTGLVKSYNSTVIAFFSDLLGIPNSKSKVRTAVCAVICGGIMGLWYAVKPISLAVGLAAGLLVALEQLFLKKILAKLPVFFKYVYLVLASLLIFGALEFKGFFGYHKWVMGLMGSGVKYTLSVAVRDAVLNNCVLILIAFCVVCTPVRRLITGCTDKISAKSRRSYGAVRICKTIATAAVLVISVITLAANASV